One region of Flavobacterium pisciphilum genomic DNA includes:
- a CDS encoding TolC family protein gives MKKNILYIIMLLLLIGTSNPLHAQKALSLTDALEMAKQGNKTIQIQTLEEIHSRELTRETKGGLLPNISANAAYSHYFDKQQIFLPGSFAGTNKAVQDVAVGGRNTYNGFLSLNQPIYAPGLHRLTKAALINEKIENEKTAKLKSQVALLVSTKYFDILMMNQQLNLLKQSLQRNIRALNDSRSLFAQGRGLKADTLRSFIAVENLKSSVSYLNNNIDVSSIELKRLIGMEEPEEIKLSDNLDFDSKANQSEFYKVDEALKIAETNRNDLNIQELTIDFQQKKLQAAKAELLPQLSLIGQYQLQAQADNMNLDNYTWPRTSYLGLQLSVPIFNGNRSNSQINQENIKVQQEKIRLIDLKDEIKTELAIIISKWKEALTQLDIHQTTVKSAELNYQMIEDRFKNGLSSRLELTDAELALTQSKINYLNAVHNLRVLHVELQHALGLLK, from the coding sequence ATGAAAAAGAATATTTTATATATAATTATGTTACTGTTGCTGATAGGCACCAGTAACCCATTGCATGCCCAAAAAGCACTGTCTCTTACCGATGCATTAGAAATGGCTAAGCAAGGTAATAAAACGATACAGATACAGACGCTAGAAGAAATACATTCTCGCGAATTAACTCGCGAAACAAAGGGTGGTTTATTACCAAACATTTCAGCAAACGCAGCCTATTCTCACTACTTCGACAAGCAACAAATATTCCTACCCGGTTCATTTGCCGGTACCAATAAAGCAGTGCAGGATGTAGCTGTAGGCGGGAGAAATACCTATAACGGATTCCTTTCGTTAAACCAACCTATTTATGCACCAGGGCTACATCGCTTAACAAAAGCAGCATTAATCAATGAAAAGATCGAAAATGAAAAAACTGCTAAACTAAAAAGTCAAGTGGCGCTTCTGGTTTCTACTAAATATTTTGATATACTGATGATGAATCAACAGCTTAATTTACTGAAACAAAGTCTACAGCGAAATATTAGGGCACTAAATGACTCCAGATCATTATTTGCACAAGGGAGAGGTCTGAAAGCGGATACTTTAAGAAGTTTTATTGCTGTAGAAAATCTAAAATCTTCGGTTTCCTATTTAAATAACAACATAGACGTTTCTAGCATTGAGCTCAAAAGACTCATTGGAATGGAAGAACCTGAAGAAATAAAACTAAGTGACAATCTTGACTTTGATAGTAAAGCAAATCAAAGTGAATTTTACAAAGTTGATGAAGCTTTGAAAATCGCTGAGACAAACCGTAATGACTTAAATATTCAAGAACTAACTATTGATTTTCAGCAAAAAAAGCTGCAAGCTGCCAAGGCTGAATTATTACCTCAGCTTTCATTAATAGGACAATATCAGTTACAAGCGCAGGCAGATAATATGAATTTAGATAATTATACATGGCCAAGAACCTCTTACTTAGGTTTACAGCTTTCGGTACCTATTTTTAATGGCAATCGCAGCAACTCTCAAATTAATCAAGAGAATATCAAGGTGCAACAAGAAAAAATACGTTTAATTGATTTAAAAGATGAAATCAAAACGGAACTGGCTATTATTATAAGCAAATGGAAAGAAGCACTTACGCAATTGGATATTCATCAAACAACGGTAAAATCAGCTGAATTAAACTACCAAATGATAGAAGACCGTTTCAAAAATGGTCTAAGTTCAAGACTTGAATTAACAGATGCTGAATTGGCATTGACACAATCCAAGATAAACTACCTGAACGCAGTACATAACCTGCGAGTACTCCATGTTGAACTACAACACGCTCTTGGTCTTTTAAAATAA
- a CDS encoding heavy-metal-associated domain-containing protein, with product MENNNQNLHFKTNINCSSCVTKVTPFLDTAEGICHWDVDTTVREKVLTVKSEGITEQEIIEAVLKAGFKIEPYALKVE from the coding sequence ATGGAAAACAATAATCAAAACCTACATTTCAAGACTAACATCAATTGCAGTTCATGTGTAACAAAAGTAACTCCTTTTCTTGATACTGCTGAAGGTATTTGCCATTGGGATGTTGATACTACTGTAAGAGAAAAAGTGCTTACTGTAAAATCAGAAGGAATTACTGAACAGGAAATTATAGAAGCAGTACTGAAAGCAGGTTTTAAAATAGAGCCTTATGCCCTAAAAGTAGAATAA
- a CDS encoding peroxidase, FMP-type, with protein MLKPKEEIVEKKYYAKAVGSLDLWEKFKNYGKLTINDEIKPFTDETLQAQENKAEYGVLELLEGTWVSYKSDNDKKRGCIGTGIHTTIMPSPGVNLGTIPGKYSFECEEYIEALTFSLVPGGIRNRGGVSEQFCGAVKYEQSIKSVNTIKGQKDLKYTPIHEENGMYLWLSDLYNHAATAASIKEDRGILTQSEEDIKKYKFKGDYKDETLVKIKNDQNVYEYIAISQLKEGQKYYGVVPAKELKPGFGLDGPYFIPDYSISRSGVIPHGSTINLLGDLVPKKGKYVIEGAPEFPKGIEAWDFDHLSISPTMGGADTRHDGPINLDDPAPKWVHEKLTHANDPRENKIYTQRILAHQLYPYSVRPDLRLRDSIQGEEIDEYMSIKMSSKNKTGAQGGILNVPFVNRFVPTVEMNMNMSVQRVHDKVLNKKVLQLQYEQIVFFEFNFGDDGGTTSWPHIQVNTLRKIEDVPAEQRILIEEQFKGIKRHNDNDKAEYSILDSKCPYHKE; from the coding sequence ATGCTTAAACCAAAAGAAGAGATTGTAGAAAAGAAGTATTATGCTAAGGCAGTTGGTTCATTAGATCTTTGGGAAAAATTTAAAAATTATGGGAAGCTAACCATAAATGATGAAATTAAACCTTTTACAGATGAAACACTACAAGCTCAAGAGAATAAAGCTGAATATGGCGTTTTAGAACTATTAGAAGGAACTTGGGTTAGTTATAAAAGTGATAATGATAAAAAACGAGGATGTATAGGAACAGGAATACATACCACTATTATGCCTTCACCAGGTGTAAACTTAGGAACCATTCCTGGAAAATATAGTTTTGAATGTGAAGAATATATCGAAGCGTTAACGTTCTCTCTCGTTCCTGGTGGTATACGTAATCGTGGAGGTGTAAGTGAACAATTTTGTGGAGCTGTAAAATACGAACAAAGTATTAAAAGCGTGAATACAATAAAGGGGCAAAAAGATTTAAAATACACGCCAATACATGAGGAAAACGGAATGTATCTTTGGCTTAGTGATCTTTACAATCATGCCGCTACAGCTGCATCTATTAAAGAGGATAGAGGTATTCTTACCCAATCTGAGGAAGATATAAAAAAGTATAAATTTAAAGGAGATTACAAAGACGAAACACTTGTTAAGATAAAAAACGATCAAAATGTGTATGAGTACATAGCTATAAGTCAATTAAAAGAAGGACAAAAATACTATGGGGTAGTTCCTGCTAAAGAGCTAAAACCAGGATTTGGCTTAGATGGGCCATATTTTATTCCTGATTATTCTATTTCGCGTAGTGGTGTAATTCCTCATGGAAGTACTATTAATTTATTAGGCGATCTTGTACCCAAAAAAGGCAAATATGTAATTGAGGGAGCTCCAGAATTCCCTAAAGGTATTGAAGCTTGGGATTTTGATCATCTTTCTATTTCACCAACTATGGGAGGTGCAGATACAAGGCATGATGGTCCAATTAATCTGGATGATCCAGCGCCAAAATGGGTACATGAAAAATTAACTCATGCTAATGATCCTCGTGAAAATAAAATTTATACACAGCGAATACTTGCTCATCAATTATATCCATATTCAGTGCGTCCTGATTTAAGATTAAGAGATTCTATACAAGGGGAGGAAATAGATGAATATATGTCAATTAAGATGTCATCTAAAAACAAAACTGGAGCACAAGGAGGGATATTAAATGTGCCTTTTGTGAATCGTTTTGTGCCAACTGTTGAAATGAATATGAACATGAGTGTTCAAAGAGTGCATGACAAGGTTTTAAATAAGAAAGTTCTTCAACTGCAATACGAACAAATTGTGTTTTTTGAGTTTAATTTTGGAGATGATGGAGGTACTACAAGTTGGCCTCACATACAGGTTAATACGCTCCGTAAAATCGAAGATGTTCCTGCTGAACAGAGAATTTTAATAGAAGAGCAATTTAAAGGTATCAAAAGACATAATGATAATGATAAAGCAGAATATTCTATCTTGGATTCAAAATGCCCTTATCATAAAGAATAG
- a CDS encoding 5-fold beta-flower protein, whose product MKKLLIIILAIGCISITQAQTIESGNHSTIGYIKPNGTIENSNHSTVGYIKSNGTIENSNHSTIGYIKSNGTIENSNHSTVGYVKSNGTVENSNHSTIGYIKGDGTVENRNHSTIGYARGVSKEWAAVVYFFFKFD is encoded by the coding sequence ATGAAAAAATTACTGATTATTATATTAGCTATAGGATGTATTTCTATTACCCAAGCACAAACCATAGAGTCTGGAAACCATAGTACAATTGGATATATTAAACCGAACGGTACTATCGAAAATAGCAACCATTCTACAGTAGGTTATATTAAAAGTAATGGGACTATCGAAAATAGTAATCATTCTACAATTGGATATATCAAAAGCAATGGAACTATCGAAAATAGTAATCATTCTACAGTAGGTTATGTAAAAAGTAACGGGACTGTAGAGAATAGTAACCACTCAACTATTGGTTATATCAAAGGTGACGGAACTGTTGAAAACCGCAACCATAGTACAATCGGTTATGCAAGAGGTGTGAGCAAAGAATGGGCTGCTGTAGTTTATTTCTTTTTCAAGTTTGATTAA
- the gndA gene encoding NADP-dependent phosphogluconate dehydrogenase, whose protein sequence is MNTFDFGIVGLGVMGRNLLLNIASQKFAAAGLDLDTEKVNSLQQEADSEHTLEATTDVKHFVELIKRPRAIMLLVPAGKPVDSAIQSLLPHLDEGDIIIDGGNTYFTDTDRRFLELSAKGIHFFGMGISGGEQGARFGPSMMPGGDKKAYERLRPIFEAIAAKVDGEPCVEYLGNGSAGNYVKMVHNGIEYGIMQLISEVYDLMKRGYNLDEDTIEKTFEEWNQTDLKSFLIEITGHILKVKEPNGVRLINLISDWAKSKGTGKWTSQNAMDLQVPVPTIDAAVVMRDMSKSKPERIEAATKLIWNGKQTTVNSAEAISALKDALYFSILITYAQGLAQLKTASKEYNYELNLETVTKIWRGGCIIRADVLEDFRKAFATNPNLPNILLDSAIAAKFNETQAGIREVISFAVQKGLPVAGLMNSLAYFDAYRSENLPTNMIQAQRDYFGAHTYERTDLPGTFHTQWND, encoded by the coding sequence ATGAACACATTTGATTTTGGCATTGTCGGACTCGGCGTAATGGGTCGTAACCTTCTTTTAAACATTGCCAGCCAAAAATTTGCTGCAGCAGGTTTAGATTTAGATACAGAAAAAGTCAATTCTTTACAACAGGAAGCTGATTCAGAGCACACACTAGAAGCAACAACTGACGTTAAACATTTTGTAGAACTTATCAAACGTCCGAGAGCAATTATGCTTTTGGTACCTGCTGGTAAGCCTGTCGATAGCGCAATTCAAAGCCTTTTACCTCATCTGGATGAAGGCGATATTATAATAGATGGTGGAAACACCTATTTCACTGATACTGATAGAAGATTCCTAGAATTATCTGCTAAAGGAATTCATTTCTTTGGTATGGGAATTTCTGGTGGAGAACAAGGAGCTAGGTTTGGTCCTAGTATGATGCCGGGAGGTGATAAAAAAGCGTACGAAAGACTTCGTCCTATTTTTGAAGCTATCGCTGCCAAAGTAGATGGAGAGCCATGTGTAGAATATTTAGGAAACGGATCAGCTGGTAACTATGTTAAGATGGTTCACAACGGAATTGAGTATGGAATCATGCAACTTATTTCTGAAGTTTATGACCTAATGAAACGTGGTTATAATCTGGATGAAGATACCATAGAAAAAACTTTTGAAGAGTGGAATCAAACAGATCTTAAGTCATTCCTAATTGAAATAACAGGGCATATACTTAAAGTAAAAGAACCAAATGGAGTGCGACTAATCAATCTTATATCTGATTGGGCAAAATCTAAAGGAACAGGAAAATGGACTTCTCAGAATGCTATGGATCTCCAAGTACCCGTTCCAACCATCGATGCTGCAGTAGTAATGCGTGATATGTCTAAAAGTAAACCAGAAAGAATTGAAGCGGCTACTAAATTAATTTGGAATGGTAAACAAACAACTGTAAATTCAGCTGAAGCTATAAGCGCTCTTAAAGATGCATTATACTTTTCTATCCTAATTACTTATGCACAAGGATTGGCACAACTTAAAACTGCTTCTAAAGAATATAACTATGAATTAAATTTAGAAACTGTTACAAAAATATGGCGTGGAGGGTGTATCATCCGTGCAGATGTTCTTGAAGATTTCAGAAAAGCATTTGCAACAAACCCTAATTTGCCTAACATCCTTTTAGATTCTGCTATCGCAGCAAAATTTAATGAAACCCAAGCTGGTATAAGAGAAGTTATCTCATTTGCTGTACAAAAAGGACTACCTGTAGCTGGGCTTATGAATTCATTAGCTTATTTTGATGCTTACCGATCTGAAAATCTTCCAACGAATATGATTCAGGCACAACGTGATTATTTTGGAGCTCATACATACGAACGCACTGATCTTCCGGGTACTTTTCATACCCAATGGAATGATTAA
- the zwf gene encoding glucose-6-phosphate dehydrogenase produces the protein MNNFKNTDPTIIVIFGSSGDLAKRKLFPAFQNLFLDGRMPEKFQIIALGRAEKSNEEFRNYVIENLKSFSRKGALSNEETQKFISHITYLRHDIDKEESYQELESKLNGIDEAFGVRANRLFYLSIAPSFIATISGNMKKLRLAANAKQDRIIIEKPFGYDKSSAIELNEMLSQTFKEEQIYRIDHYLGKETVQNILAFRFGNSMFEPLWSRNFIDFVQITVAEEVGVEERGGFYEGVGALKDMIQNHLLQILCMTAMEAPASLGADDIRNRKADVLKSIRRIKPEEVNHYTVRGQYDEGFIKGNPVPAYRNDKGIAPDSNTETYVAMKIYLDNWRWQGVPFYLRTGKRMQEKQSSIIIQFKPVPHSSFSYDNQGMTPNRLIINIQPAMDIKLQFMTKKPGLSLSLQPAEMIFDYFQCSTMSPEAYETLLSDALAGDPTLFMRWDQVEQAWDAIDTIQEVWKNNAPTDFPNYKAGSWGPEAADELLARQGHAWVANTQNIVK, from the coding sequence ATGAATAATTTCAAAAATACTGACCCAACCATAATTGTTATTTTTGGGTCATCCGGTGACTTAGCAAAAAGAAAGCTTTTTCCAGCATTTCAAAATCTATTCCTTGATGGGCGTATGCCAGAAAAGTTTCAGATTATTGCACTAGGAAGAGCTGAAAAGAGTAATGAAGAATTTCGCAATTATGTAATTGAAAACTTAAAGAGTTTTTCAAGAAAAGGAGCGCTTTCAAACGAAGAAACTCAGAAATTCATCTCTCATATTACCTATTTGAGACATGATATCGATAAGGAAGAATCATATCAAGAATTAGAATCAAAATTAAATGGTATTGACGAGGCTTTTGGTGTGCGTGCCAATAGACTTTTTTACCTTTCTATAGCACCTTCATTCATCGCTACAATCTCAGGTAACATGAAAAAGTTACGTCTTGCAGCCAATGCTAAGCAAGACCGCATCATTATCGAAAAACCTTTTGGTTATGATAAAAGCTCTGCGATTGAACTTAATGAAATGCTCTCACAAACTTTTAAAGAAGAACAGATTTACCGTATTGATCACTATCTAGGTAAAGAAACTGTTCAGAATATCTTAGCATTCCGTTTCGGAAATTCGATGTTTGAACCATTATGGAGTCGTAACTTCATTGATTTTGTACAGATTACTGTAGCAGAAGAAGTGGGTGTTGAAGAGCGTGGTGGTTTTTATGAAGGAGTTGGTGCTTTAAAAGATATGATCCAAAATCACTTGCTACAAATTTTATGTATGACTGCTATGGAAGCTCCCGCTTCATTAGGAGCTGATGACATAAGAAACCGCAAAGCTGATGTATTAAAATCTATTCGACGTATAAAACCAGAAGAGGTAAATCACTACACCGTAAGAGGTCAATATGATGAAGGTTTTATAAAAGGAAATCCTGTTCCTGCTTATCGAAATGATAAAGGAATAGCTCCTGACTCAAATACGGAGACCTATGTAGCAATGAAAATTTATCTCGATAACTGGAGATGGCAAGGTGTTCCTTTTTATTTGCGTACTGGGAAAAGAATGCAAGAAAAACAATCATCGATTATCATTCAGTTTAAACCTGTACCTCATTCTTCTTTTTCTTATGACAATCAAGGGATGACTCCAAACAGGCTTATCATAAATATTCAACCTGCAATGGACATAAAGTTACAATTCATGACCAAAAAACCTGGTTTGTCACTTTCTTTACAACCTGCAGAAATGATTTTTGATTACTTCCAGTGCTCTACAATGTCACCAGAAGCATACGAAACGCTACTCTCTGATGCTTTGGCAGGAGACCCTACTCTATTCATGCGTTGGGATCAGGTTGAACAAGCTTGGGATGCTATCGATACAATTCAGGAAGTATGGAAAAACAATGCTCCTACCGATTTCCCTAATTACAAAGCAGGAAGCTGGGGACCTGAAGCTGCAGACGAGTTACTTGCTCGCCAAGGACACGCTTGGGTTGCTAACACACAAAATATTGTGAAATAA
- the pgl gene encoding 6-phosphogluconolactonase, which translates to MIQIYNTIEAINNKAADIFVAAAQKAILEKGSFTAVLTGGSSPAGIYRLLASAEYKTKIDWSKVFIFWGDERWVPLEDDRSNAKMSFDTLLSHVPIPEKNVFPMYKDGVSAEDYAVTYEESIRTVLGADGKFDLILLGLGDDGHTASLFPGEAVLDEQTKWVAAYRLESQNMHRITLTAPLINKAEKIIVVAFGEKKAPALKEVLYGDYNPNTYPMQLIKPVSGELLFLVDNSAAGINGQNATEAILGLS; encoded by the coding sequence ATGATACAGATATATAATACTATAGAAGCCATAAATAATAAAGCTGCAGACATTTTTGTAGCCGCTGCACAGAAGGCAATACTTGAAAAAGGGAGCTTTACAGCAGTACTTACAGGAGGATCTTCACCTGCAGGTATATACAGACTCTTAGCTTCTGCCGAGTATAAAACAAAAATTGACTGGAGTAAGGTTTTTATCTTTTGGGGTGATGAACGTTGGGTACCTCTTGAAGACGATCGCAGTAATGCAAAAATGTCTTTTGATACTCTTTTAAGTCATGTGCCTATTCCTGAAAAGAATGTATTTCCGATGTACAAAGATGGCGTTTCAGCAGAAGATTATGCAGTGACGTATGAAGAGTCAATTAGAACTGTTTTAGGTGCTGACGGAAAATTTGATCTTATTTTACTTGGTCTTGGAGATGACGGTCATACTGCCTCTCTTTTTCCGGGTGAAGCAGTTCTGGACGAACAAACAAAATGGGTAGCTGCTTACCGACTTGAATCTCAAAATATGCATCGTATTACTTTGACTGCGCCTTTAATAAATAAAGCAGAAAAGATAATCGTAGTTGCTTTTGGTGAGAAAAAGGCTCCTGCTTTGAAAGAAGTATTATACGGAGATTATAATCCTAATACTTATCCAATGCAATTGATTAAACCTGTTTCGGGTGAATTATTATTTTTAGTAGATAATAGCGCAGCAGGGATAAATGGTCAAAATGCAACTGAAGCTATTTTAGGCCTTTCATAA